The following are encoded together in the Flammeovirga agarivorans genome:
- a CDS encoding DUF4248 domain-containing protein, with product MIETIIITILGMMLTVVSLTYAGTPARKKLMEWMNRGKKKKLFTKRNRLIVKIWQEYGMKGVAFFTPILFGPPIGMLIALSFGEKKERIITYMFFSAVFWSVVMNVAIYYFGEYMGWVQDTQSVSLK from the coding sequence ATGATAGAAACCATAATTATCACCATCCTTGGGATGATGTTAACTGTGGTATCACTTACTTATGCAGGTACACCAGCAAGAAAAAAACTGATGGAATGGATGAACCGTGGTAAGAAAAAGAAACTCTTTACGAAACGAAATCGCCTTATTGTAAAGATTTGGCAAGAGTACGGTATGAAAGGTGTTGCCTTTTTTACGCCTATTTTATTCGGCCCTCCTATAGGAATGTTAATAGCTTTGTCTTTTGGTGAAAAAAAAGAGAGAATTATTACCTATATGTTTTTTAGTGCCGTATTTTGGTCTGTCGTAATGAATGTAGCAATTTACTATTTTGGTGAGTACATGGGTTGGGTACAAGATACCCAAAGTGTCTCTCTTAAGTAA
- a CDS encoding murein L,D-transpeptidase catalytic domain family protein, whose translation MNFIVRTLLIAGTMLSSNTMETLATTNFSEEITTSINSTDLIRDLYTKTHAENYGLSFDAFLEGMTGYLNLINENKIKNTRVLSIVDFSQPSKNKRLYIFDLMKGELLINTYVAHGRNSGLMYAEKFSNIINSRKSSIGFYKAAETYRGKYGLSLKLDGLQRQLNHKARERAIVMHPAKYVSKHFLESNGYMGRSYGCPAVPYKEHKDIIQAIKGGSVFYIYTNQEYKKEENLYSLPDNTLELLSTYTASFPSKVQPIGLPDDM comes from the coding sequence ATGAACTTCATTGTTAGGACATTACTGATTGCTGGGACTATGCTAAGCAGTAATACAATGGAAACTTTGGCTACAACAAACTTTAGTGAAGAAATTACCACTAGCATAAATTCGACAGATTTAATCCGAGACCTGTATACAAAAACTCATGCAGAGAATTATGGTTTATCTTTTGATGCCTTTTTAGAAGGAATGACAGGATACCTTAATCTTATCAATGAGAATAAAATAAAGAATACAAGAGTTTTAAGCATTGTTGATTTCTCGCAGCCATCCAAAAATAAAAGGTTATATATTTTCGATTTAATGAAAGGTGAACTGCTGATCAACACATATGTTGCTCATGGAAGAAACTCCGGGTTAATGTATGCCGAGAAATTCAGTAATATCATCAATTCCAGAAAGAGTAGTATTGGTTTTTACAAAGCTGCGGAAACGTATAGAGGCAAATATGGTTTATCTCTGAAATTGGATGGTTTACAACGACAGCTTAATCATAAAGCTCGAGAAAGAGCGATAGTGATGCATCCAGCAAAATATGTATCCAAACATTTCTTAGAGAGTAATGGATACATGGGTAGATCTTATGGATGCCCTGCTGTACCGTATAAAGAACACAAAGACATCATACAAGCAATAAAGGGAGGTAGTGTATTCTACATTTATACTAATCAAGAATATAAAAAGGAAGAAAACCTATATTCATTGCCGGATAATACATTAGAGTTATTATCGACATATACAGCTTCCTTCCCTTCAAAGGTTCAACCGATCGGTTTACCTGATGATATGTAA
- a CDS encoding tetratricopeptide repeat protein, whose protein sequence is MKAIIKHTLTLIVTFCASMPILAQNWMQEGYEHAQKGEVEQAIASFSKEIDFNLMNDIAYLERAKMYLQEEKYDAAIADINQAITIDAVRPVGYYLKGYIHMNTGNLDEAINEFTIAIDLDSNFVNAYVFRAEAYSNQSKYEEAVKDYDQVLKITPNAGMYYHRRGYVLMKLHQFKDAVNDFNTAITYEPGLIDAYIYKAEIFAQESNIDSTLESIQEGLLIDPQNIKLLSLKGDCFGSSLNYDEALNAYNLALLYHPNYAYAYCRRGELYVKMGKVELAESDFKKATDIAPEYSYAYLNKGKLASYLKRYETAISDYDSAIAHAPNYYTAYLEKAKAQLAIREIDSSIFTLKEAEKINNDEAYLYSLLGNAYLAKKEFKVSITEFSKAIEISPKYGYALQQRGYTYFLNKEYDKALADLNRSIVLSSNTAKVYSYRGDVLMAMKKVDEAMKDYDKALTLYPNFSYVLHQRAWAFIKTKEYSKAILDFSKLETLGKSKYVDMYGKGVAYMEMGDLSASNKVLKNAVDMYPNYSSARVLLGYNLAIMGENKLAKDQIEDVLLLNKNSKEIKGVQGIVSYNERNYKKALKYFNDILKNNPDDKRIVYYRSLTYAKLGRKSKAESDLQKANTLGYTGAEVLSLNKK, encoded by the coding sequence ATGAAAGCTATTATTAAACATACTCTTACACTGATTGTTACATTTTGTGCCTCAATGCCCATTCTAGCTCAGAATTGGATGCAGGAAGGGTATGAACATGCTCAAAAAGGTGAAGTGGAGCAAGCAATAGCTTCTTTCAGCAAAGAAATTGATTTTAACCTGATGAATGATATCGCTTATTTAGAAAGAGCGAAAATGTATTTACAGGAAGAAAAATATGATGCTGCGATAGCGGATATCAACCAAGCAATAACAATTGATGCAGTTAGACCTGTCGGATACTACCTGAAAGGGTATATTCATATGAATACAGGAAATCTTGATGAAGCCATCAATGAGTTTACCATCGCAATAGATCTAGATTCTAATTTTGTCAATGCATATGTGTTTAGAGCCGAAGCATATTCTAACCAGTCAAAGTATGAAGAGGCTGTAAAAGATTATGACCAAGTTCTGAAGATAACACCTAATGCTGGGATGTATTATCATAGAAGAGGATATGTTTTAATGAAATTGCATCAGTTCAAAGATGCAGTGAATGATTTTAATACTGCGATAACTTATGAACCAGGGTTAATTGATGCTTACATTTATAAAGCCGAGATCTTTGCCCAAGAATCAAATATTGATTCAACATTAGAAAGTATTCAGGAAGGTCTGTTAATTGATCCTCAAAATATTAAACTTCTAAGTTTAAAAGGCGATTGCTTTGGGAGTTCATTAAATTATGATGAAGCACTAAATGCTTATAACCTTGCATTACTGTACCACCCTAATTATGCTTATGCATATTGTAGAAGAGGGGAGTTGTATGTGAAAATGGGAAAGGTTGAATTAGCTGAGTCAGACTTTAAAAAAGCAACAGATATTGCACCTGAATATAGTTATGCTTATTTAAATAAAGGAAAGCTAGCTAGTTATCTAAAAAGATATGAAACAGCGATTTCTGACTATGATTCAGCAATTGCTCATGCTCCCAATTATTATACAGCATATCTTGAAAAAGCAAAAGCACAATTGGCAATCAGAGAAATCGATTCAAGTATCTTTACTTTAAAAGAAGCCGAAAAAATCAATAATGATGAGGCGTATTTATACTCGCTGTTAGGTAATGCTTATTTAGCAAAAAAAGAGTTTAAAGTATCAATTACGGAGTTCTCAAAGGCAATAGAAATTTCACCAAAATACGGATATGCACTTCAGCAAAGGGGGTATACTTATTTCTTGAACAAGGAGTATGATAAGGCCTTAGCGGATTTAAATAGATCTATCGTCTTATCTTCTAATACAGCCAAAGTATATTCTTATAGAGGAGATGTTTTAATGGCAATGAAGAAAGTAGATGAGGCAATGAAAGACTATGATAAAGCATTGACTCTTTATCCTAATTTCAGTTATGTGCTGCATCAAAGAGCTTGGGCTTTTATTAAGACAAAAGAATATTCTAAAGCAATTTTAGATTTCTCGAAGTTAGAAACTTTAGGTAAATCGAAGTATGTGGATATGTACGGAAAAGGAGTAGCTTACATGGAAATGGGCGACCTCTCAGCATCGAACAAGGTACTTAAAAATGCAGTGGATATGTACCCTAATTATTCATCAGCAAGAGTTCTTTTAGGGTATAATCTTGCGATCATGGGCGAAAATAAATTAGCTAAAGATCAGATTGAAGATGTACTATTACTAAATAAAAACTCTAAAGAGATTAAAGGTGTACAAGGAATAGTTTCTTATAATGAAAGAAACTATAAGAAAGCCCTTAAGTACTTTAATGATATTTTAAAGAATAATCCTGATGATAAGCGTATCGTTTATTATAGATCACTGACATACGCAAAATTGGGAAGAAAATCTAAAGCAGAATCAGACTTACAAAAGGCAAATACACTAGGATACACTGGCGCTGAAGTATTGTCTTTGAATAAGAAATAA
- a CDS encoding Crp/Fnr family transcriptional regulator, translating into MKFKKPDCLKCPVRSLSIFEHVQEDDLVEISTTKGFSNYKKGENIFREGQPALGIYILHNGKVKITKTGVMGREQIVSFARQGEIMGYRPMLLEESYDISAIAIEESTVCFIHKNKILQLIEQDKDFALKLIRTALQSSKKVTEIVSSLSQKTVRSRVAESLLIIKDEFGEDAQGNIDVVLSREDLSAMIGTSSESYIRMIKELIDDEVITKEGKKFKIQDEQTLKRIAEKYDY; encoded by the coding sequence ATGAAGTTCAAAAAACCGGACTGTTTAAAATGCCCAGTAAGATCATTATCCATCTTTGAACATGTACAAGAAGATGATTTAGTTGAGATATCAACAACCAAAGGATTTTCTAATTATAAAAAAGGAGAGAATATTTTTAGAGAAGGGCAACCTGCATTAGGTATTTATATTTTACATAATGGAAAAGTAAAGATTACTAAAACAGGTGTCATGGGTAGAGAGCAAATTGTCTCATTTGCAAGGCAGGGTGAAATTATGGGGTATAGACCCATGCTTTTGGAGGAGTCTTACGACATATCCGCAATTGCCATAGAAGAATCAACAGTTTGCTTTATTCATAAGAATAAAATCCTCCAGTTGATAGAGCAGGATAAAGATTTTGCTCTGAAGTTAATCCGTACTGCATTACAAAGTTCAAAGAAAGTGACAGAAATTGTTTCTTCATTATCACAAAAAACGGTAAGAAGTAGAGTAGCAGAATCACTATTAATTATTAAAGACGAATTTGGTGAAGACGCTCAAGGTAATATCGATGTGGTATTAAGTAGAGAAGACCTTTCTGCCATGATTGGTACCTCATCAGAATCATATATCAGAATGATAAAAGAATTGATAGACGATGAAGTGATCACAAAGGAAGGAAAGAAATTTAAGATACAAGACGAACAAACTTTAAAAAGAATAGCGGAAAAGTATGATTACTAG
- a CDS encoding group III truncated hemoglobin — protein sequence MHDLKDREDVILLVNTFYEKVRAHEELGPFFDEIVKINWDTHLPRMYDFWESNLFFVSKYKGNPVVVHQNVDKKGTIEQKHFGFWLQLWFNTIDELFDGENAQLLKSRARNMSHMLFMKIFQARD from the coding sequence ATGCATGATTTAAAAGATAGAGAAGATGTTATTCTCTTGGTGAATACATTTTATGAGAAAGTAAGAGCACATGAAGAATTAGGTCCTTTCTTTGACGAAATAGTTAAAATTAATTGGGACACACATCTTCCAAGAATGTATGACTTTTGGGAAAGCAACTTATTCTTTGTTTCCAAGTACAAAGGAAATCCAGTTGTTGTACATCAAAATGTTGACAAGAAGGGAACCATTGAACAAAAACACTTTGGGTTTTGGTTACAATTATGGTTTAATACCATAGACGAACTATTTGATGGTGAAAATGCTCAACTTTTAAAATCTAGAGCTAGAAATATGTCGCATATGCTTTTCATGAAAATATTCCAGGCTAGAGATTAA
- a CDS encoding SanA/YdcF family protein: MLGTSKFLRNGSPNPYFNFRVDAAVHLIKNKKVDFIIVSGDNKTEDYNEPKQMRKALIAAGVDPKKIVMDYAGFRTLDSVIRAKEVFGQDKFIIISQKFHIERAIFIGRSHGINAYGYCANDVPIEKGYYVHIREIFARLKMFLDLYIIHKEPKFLGKKEKIEDQ, from the coding sequence ATGTTAGGAACAAGCAAATTTCTGAGAAATGGATCACCCAATCCTTATTTCAATTTCAGAGTTGATGCTGCTGTACACCTAATAAAGAATAAGAAAGTAGATTTCATTATCGTAAGTGGAGACAATAAGACTGAAGATTACAACGAGCCCAAACAAATGAGAAAAGCGCTCATTGCAGCGGGGGTTGATCCTAAAAAGATAGTGATGGATTATGCAGGATTTAGAACTTTAGACTCAGTAATTAGAGCTAAAGAAGTTTTTGGTCAAGATAAGTTCATCATTATTTCACAAAAATTTCACATTGAAAGAGCCATATTCATTGGTCGAAGCCATGGAATAAATGCTTATGGATATTGTGCCAATGACGTTCCTATCGAAAAAGGATATTACGTCCACATCCGAGAAATATTTGCTCGATTGAAGATGTTCTTAGACCTTTACATTATTCACAAAGAACCAAAGTTCTTAGGCAAGAAAGAAAAAATAGAAGATCAGTAG
- a CDS encoding NUDIX hydrolase, whose amino-acid sequence MNEYYNSAYKPLLAIDCVIFGYEQGELKVLLTRRKVDPYKGAWGLATGFLHFGESLDYAAERVLKKQTGLDRIYMDQLSTFGEVDRDPEARVISLVYYALIKVESQDEETLERNQAQWFPITALPKLMFDHETMIQMSWGKLRRKSRYQPIGFELLPEKFTLPELQSLYEAIHQKQFDKRNFRKKILATGLLKKLDEKQKGVSKKGAYYYVFEEGKYDELISQGFNFELKSMAFGS is encoded by the coding sequence ATGAACGAATATTATAACAGTGCCTATAAGCCACTTTTAGCAATAGATTGTGTAATTTTTGGATACGAACAAGGAGAATTAAAAGTATTATTGACTAGACGTAAAGTGGATCCTTACAAAGGGGCATGGGGTTTAGCAACAGGTTTTCTTCACTTTGGAGAATCTTTAGATTATGCAGCAGAACGTGTATTAAAAAAACAAACAGGTTTAGATAGAATTTATATGGACCAGTTAAGTACATTTGGTGAGGTTGACCGTGACCCTGAGGCGCGTGTAATTTCATTAGTGTACTACGCTTTAATTAAGGTTGAATCTCAAGACGAAGAAACGTTAGAGAGAAACCAAGCACAATGGTTCCCAATTACAGCTTTACCAAAATTAATGTTTGACCATGAAACAATGATTCAAATGTCTTGGGGTAAGCTAAGAAGAAAGTCAAGATACCAACCTATCGGTTTTGAGTTACTTCCAGAGAAATTTACTTTACCTGAATTACAATCATTATACGAGGCAATTCACCAAAAACAATTCGATAAACGTAACTTTAGAAAGAAAATTTTAGCTACAGGTCTACTTAAAAAATTAGATGAAAAGCAAAAAGGAGTGTCTAAGAAAGGTGCTTACTATTATGTTTTCGAAGAAGGTAAATACGATGAGTTGATCTCTCAAGGATTTAACTTTGAATTAAAATCTATGGCATTTGGTTCATAG
- a CDS encoding CHAT domain-containing protein gives MTKQAYIFLLSCLTLYFFPSSVQADKLNDKIDNFIGISQKYADDGEYKKALEWNSKALNLAKKRDSALIDVLYYRAHYQLALTQFKDFEESTAQFLEIAQKRRNGNFGYVYSLLLAADLYLDYSDIVTAKNLFETAEKVSEKDQNVKKLAERGKDFNLIYNKVRANIYLEQGVYDSAQFFMAKYQEYCKEFATSESQNIYHTRSNKHSEHTYTFREKKRLERQFAQSLTLEGKLYRLMGDYVMADSILINAERWIDTNIRKDDESYIANYHERTLNLIESRIDPLTPKKMLEKNIYRAERVLGISHKLYFKIQEDLVDYYAWQRFHFKGDKTQWEFDTNTSLYFGKNSLEQAKSNRLIAKDEYLKGNFDKSLRIIKDTYQEGNLPENHKEYILTNELLYKVALAVENEVLAEQALQEYINTTEKVIGKESLAFHIAKVEEATFLTLHSNNFQRADSLFAYHLPIIEERLSPHHYKRLEAEKERANYFALMGDTKKAAVLSASIKKAYADYYGTDHLEYAAGLQSTASYAIDLGEYTDADRQIAELLNLYENHSYRKGTQNTTHAIVLETAARFQAITGQYDEATQNLSKANRLSKNSPGKIASSQFADTHAFVYLKKEYFSDAENIINKSIEHRKARFGDESRLLIVPYTQLARLSYLKGDYIAADSIGRNAYNISVKTFGEGAKQSIDPLEVQSEIAVAMGNYELAQEYTQKQIEQSKKIYGERHTEVAKGYTQLALIGLYLGYPAEDVMHLFKDAVNIIAVQLGKDNPVFAITLKNLALAKLQVHEYAEAEDLLKQADAIWVDKLKTENNTNSAEITSLLGDLEMKREFYHQAEGYYERSQKIYSRLFTKDHPLYVKSTLKRSQAYYAMGEYSKANKYAKKALAQNEIFINEYFPTLSAKEKSKYWQSIQKDYSFFYTLATKYNKKKQYGDMYNYALATKPLLLSSSVKIRNQIMNSGDSLLIKDFENWVKKKEILTKVFAMSVEQRTEEGVNVKTLEKEINTLEKELSERSSVFNDLGKKEYKWKDIQKGLKEGEAAIEIIRFRAFTNVYTDSICYAALILTPETKSAPIVKLIPNGTLLESEGLGYYKSNLIFSFPDDESYNTYWKPIYEVIGEGTTVYFSADGVYNQINLESIPVDLDKGTYVIDQNHIVLTSSTTEVLTKGGTKQDNMNVSLFGNPVFYKDLKPEQYNKYTMRPITQLPGTYQEIIALDKLLSSEDHTNDAVYLHKDATETAVKNLQSPRVFHIATHGFFLDDIENDETKSIFNTQENINPLLRSGLLLTNAGDLMESDNVYAFNKEEGVLTAYEAMNLNFDNTELVVLSACETGKGDNKVGEGVYGLQRSFLVAGADNIIMSLFEVSDEATQKLMTNFYHLWLKEGKNKREAFSLAKKQLREEYPEPKYWGAFIMIGKI, from the coding sequence ATGACAAAACAAGCCTACATATTTCTCCTAAGCTGTTTGACTTTATACTTTTTTCCATCAAGCGTACAAGCTGATAAACTAAATGACAAAATTGACAACTTTATTGGCATCAGTCAAAAATATGCTGATGACGGTGAATACAAAAAAGCCCTTGAATGGAACTCTAAGGCATTAAATCTGGCTAAAAAAAGAGATTCCGCACTTATAGATGTACTTTATTACAGAGCACATTATCAGTTAGCTTTAACACAATTTAAAGATTTTGAAGAGTCTACTGCTCAATTTCTAGAGATTGCTCAGAAAAGAAGAAATGGAAATTTCGGGTACGTATATTCACTGCTTCTTGCAGCTGATTTGTACTTGGATTACAGTGATATAGTCACTGCAAAAAACTTATTTGAAACCGCAGAAAAGGTCTCAGAAAAAGATCAAAATGTTAAAAAATTAGCAGAAAGAGGTAAAGACTTTAACTTAATTTACAATAAAGTAAGAGCGAATATCTACCTAGAACAAGGTGTTTATGACAGCGCTCAGTTCTTTATGGCCAAGTATCAGGAATATTGTAAAGAATTTGCGACTTCTGAAAGCCAAAATATCTATCATACCAGAAGTAACAAACACTCTGAACACACCTATACTTTTAGAGAAAAGAAACGTCTTGAAAGACAATTTGCTCAATCTTTAACATTAGAAGGAAAGCTATATCGCCTCATGGGGGATTATGTTATGGCCGATTCTATATTGATCAATGCTGAAAGATGGATTGATACTAACATTAGAAAAGATGACGAGAGCTACATTGCCAACTACCATGAAAGAACTTTAAATCTTATTGAAAGTAGAATTGATCCATTAACTCCTAAGAAAATGCTCGAGAAAAACATTTATAGAGCAGAAAGAGTATTAGGGATCAGCCATAAATTATACTTCAAAATTCAAGAAGACCTAGTAGATTACTATGCATGGCAAAGATTCCACTTCAAAGGGGATAAAACGCAATGGGAGTTTGATACAAACACTTCTTTATACTTTGGTAAAAATAGCTTGGAACAAGCAAAGTCAAACCGACTTATTGCCAAGGATGAATACTTGAAAGGTAACTTTGACAAATCGCTACGTATTATTAAAGATACTTATCAAGAGGGTAACTTACCTGAAAATCACAAAGAGTATATCCTTACAAATGAACTCCTTTATAAAGTTGCCTTAGCTGTTGAAAATGAAGTATTGGCTGAGCAAGCTTTACAAGAATATATCAATACTACCGAAAAAGTAATCGGGAAAGAATCACTTGCTTTTCATATCGCTAAAGTAGAAGAAGCAACATTCCTAACGCTACATTCTAATAATTTCCAAAGAGCAGACAGCTTATTTGCTTACCACTTACCTATTATAGAGGAAAGATTAAGCCCTCATCACTACAAAAGGTTAGAGGCTGAAAAAGAAAGAGCAAATTACTTTGCTTTAATGGGTGATACTAAAAAAGCTGCAGTGTTAAGTGCTAGTATCAAAAAAGCATATGCTGATTATTATGGTACAGACCACTTGGAATATGCAGCCGGATTACAAAGTACTGCATCATATGCTATCGACTTAGGAGAATATACTGATGCAGATAGACAAATTGCAGAGTTATTGAACTTATATGAGAACCACTCTTATAGAAAAGGAACTCAAAATACAACTCATGCTATTGTTTTAGAAACTGCAGCAAGGTTCCAGGCGATCACTGGTCAGTACGATGAAGCCACACAAAATTTATCGAAGGCCAATCGTTTATCTAAAAACTCTCCTGGTAAGATTGCATCTTCTCAGTTTGCAGACACCCATGCATTTGTCTACCTAAAGAAAGAATATTTCTCAGATGCAGAAAATATTATCAATAAATCTATTGAACACAGAAAAGCTAGGTTTGGAGATGAAAGTAGATTATTGATTGTACCTTATACTCAATTAGCAAGACTCTCTTATTTAAAGGGTGATTATATAGCAGCTGATTCTATTGGTAGAAATGCTTACAACATTAGTGTTAAGACTTTTGGTGAAGGAGCAAAACAAAGTATTGATCCTTTAGAAGTTCAATCTGAGATTGCTGTTGCAATGGGTAACTATGAATTGGCCCAAGAATATACACAAAAGCAAATTGAGCAAAGTAAAAAAATCTATGGCGAACGCCATACAGAAGTAGCAAAAGGTTATACGCAATTAGCCTTAATTGGTCTTTATTTAGGGTACCCTGCCGAGGATGTGATGCACCTTTTTAAGGATGCTGTTAATATTATCGCAGTTCAACTTGGGAAAGACAATCCTGTTTTCGCCATCACACTGAAAAACTTGGCTCTTGCTAAACTTCAAGTACATGAATACGCAGAAGCAGAAGATTTACTAAAACAAGCTGATGCTATTTGGGTAGACAAATTGAAGACTGAAAATAACACCAACTCTGCTGAGATTACTTCATTGTTAGGTGATCTTGAAATGAAAAGAGAGTTCTATCATCAAGCAGAAGGTTATTATGAACGATCACAAAAAATTTACAGCCGTTTATTTACTAAAGACCACCCGTTATATGTAAAATCTACTTTAAAGAGAAGTCAAGCATATTATGCAATGGGAGAATACAGTAAAGCAAATAAATATGCTAAAAAGGCTTTAGCTCAAAATGAAATATTCATCAACGAATACTTCCCTACTTTAAGTGCTAAGGAAAAATCTAAATACTGGCAATCGATCCAAAAGGACTATAGCTTCTTCTATACACTCGCTACAAAATACAATAAGAAAAAGCAGTATGGCGATATGTATAACTATGCATTAGCAACAAAGCCACTTTTATTGAGTTCTTCAGTAAAAATTAGAAATCAGATTATGAATAGTGGTGATTCATTACTTATCAAAGATTTTGAAAATTGGGTTAAGAAGAAAGAAATTCTGACAAAGGTATTTGCCATGTCAGTTGAACAAAGAACTGAAGAAGGAGTAAACGTTAAAACACTAGAGAAAGAAATCAATACTTTAGAAAAAGAATTGAGTGAAAGGTCTAGTGTATTTAATGACCTTGGAAAGAAAGAATACAAATGGAAGGACATCCAAAAAGGATTGAAAGAAGGAGAAGCAGCTATAGAAATTATTCGTTTCAGAGCATTTACTAATGTATACACAGATTCTATCTGTTATGCTGCTTTAATTCTAACTCCTGAAACTAAGTCTGCTCCTATTGTTAAGCTTATTCCAAATGGTACTCTATTGGAATCTGAAGGTTTAGGTTATTATAAGAGTAACTTAATATTCAGTTTCCCTGATGATGAATCGTACAACACGTACTGGAAACCAATTTATGAAGTGATTGGTGAAGGTACTACAGTATATTTCTCTGCTGATGGAGTTTATAACCAAATTAACTTAGAATCGATTCCTGTAGATTTAGACAAAGGAACTTATGTTATCGATCAGAACCACATCGTACTTACAAGTTCTACCACTGAGGTACTTACTAAAGGAGGAACTAAACAAGACAATATGAATGTGTCGTTATTTGGCAACCCTGTCTTCTATAAAGATTTAAAGCCTGAGCAATACAATAAGTACACAATGAGGCCAATTACTCAGCTTCCTGGTACTTATCAAGAAATCATTGCCTTGGATAAACTATTATCTTCAGAAGATCATACAAATGATGCGGTTTATTTACATAAAGATGCTACCGAAACAGCTGTAAAGAACCTACAGTCACCTAGAGTATTCCATATTGCTACTCACGGTTTCTTCCTAGATGATATTGAAAACGATGAAACAAAGTCAATTTTCAATACTCAAGAAAACATCAACCCACTTTTACGTTCTGGACTATTACTTACCAATGCAGGTGATTTAATGGAGTCTGATAATGTTTATGCTTTCAATAAAGAAGAAGGTGTATTAACGGCTTACGAAGCCATGAACCTCAACTTTGATAACACAGAACTTGTTGTATTGTCTGCATGTGAAACAGGTAAAGGTGATAACAAGGTAGGTGAAGGAGTATATGGTTTACAGCGATCATTCCTTGTAGCTGGTGCCGATAATATTATCATGAGTTTATTTGAAGTATCAGATGAAGCGACACAAAAGCTTATGACTAACTTCTATCATCTATGGTTAAAAGAAGGAAAGAACAAAAGAGAAGCCTTCTCATTAGCCAAGAAGCAATTAAGGGAAGAATATCCTGAACCAAAATACTGGGGTGCATTTATCATGATTGGTAAAATCTAG